A stretch of the Halomonas sp. CH40 genome encodes the following:
- the lpxD gene encoding UDP-3-O-(3-hydroxymyristoyl)glucosamine N-acyltransferase, with protein MTHPHVSMTLADIARHLNISVKGDVNVAVSGLATLKDAGPDQVAFLANRAYLKDLASTRAAAVLLHPDYAQDCPVACLEIANPYVGYAQLSQLFDPLAANRLEAGVHPSAVVAEDAELGQGVRIEAHAVVASGAVLADNVVIGPGSVVGADTQLGEGSHLHANVTLYHGVVIGKRVILHSGCVIGADGFGFAHDGTGWHKIAQLGGVILGDDVEVGSCSSIDRGALGDTVIGNDVKIDSQVQIAHNVHIGDHTALAGCVGIAGSTRVGKHCMLGGGVGLSGHLTLCDGVQVTGMSLVTNSIHKPGVYSSGTGAMANHQWRKNAVRFKQLDEIAKRLARLEKHHQG; from the coding sequence ATGACGCACCCACACGTTTCAATGACGCTGGCAGATATCGCACGCCATCTCAATATTTCCGTCAAGGGAGATGTTAACGTCGCTGTTAGTGGCCTGGCGACACTGAAAGATGCTGGGCCTGATCAAGTTGCTTTTCTGGCTAACCGTGCCTATTTGAAAGACCTGGCGTCAACCCGAGCGGCGGCAGTATTGTTGCATCCTGATTATGCACAGGATTGCCCGGTAGCCTGCTTGGAAATTGCCAACCCTTATGTCGGCTATGCCCAACTATCGCAGCTGTTTGACCCTTTGGCCGCCAATCGTCTTGAGGCCGGCGTGCACCCAAGCGCCGTCGTGGCTGAAGATGCCGAACTGGGTCAAGGGGTGCGCATCGAAGCCCATGCGGTTGTGGCCTCGGGTGCGGTACTTGCAGACAATGTTGTAATTGGCCCAGGAAGCGTTGTGGGTGCGGATACGCAGTTGGGTGAAGGCTCGCACCTGCATGCCAATGTCACTCTTTATCACGGTGTGGTAATCGGCAAACGGGTCATTTTGCACAGTGGCTGCGTTATCGGTGCTGATGGTTTTGGTTTTGCCCATGATGGCACAGGCTGGCACAAGATTGCCCAGTTGGGCGGCGTGATTCTTGGCGATGATGTAGAAGTAGGCAGTTGCTCAAGCATTGACCGTGGTGCGCTAGGCGATACCGTCATCGGTAACGATGTCAAAATCGATAGCCAGGTACAGATTGCTCACAATGTGCATATTGGCGACCACACTGCACTCGCTGGCTGTGTGGGCATTGCTGGTTCCACTCGAGTGGGCAAGCATTGCATGCTGGGCGGCGGTGTTGGTCTGTCGGGTCACCTCACCCTGTGCGATGGAGTACAGGTGACGGGTATGAGTCTGGTGACCAACTCGATTCACAAGCCAGGGGTCTACTCATCCGGCACCGGCGCTATGGCCAACCATCAATGGCGTAAGAACGCAGTGCGTTTCAAACAGCTTGATGAGATCGCCAAGCGTCTGGCAAGGCTGGAAAAACACCATCAGGGCTGA
- the bamA gene encoding outer membrane protein assembly factor BamA, protein MAALLLAAASGAKAQSFDVSDIRVEGLQRVSAASVFNAFPVSASDTVDERTLSDAAQRLFETGLFDDVSLAREGDVLVIQVVERPTIARLNIEGNEQITDADLRRGLSEAGLSEGQVLQLSTLEEIQRELEGVYQSQGRYNSNIETSVDQIDEGRVQVDINIREGEIARIHQINIVGNEAFDDETLLNQFELEDQPGFFFGLFSNDKYSREALAGDIERLRSYYLDRGYVGFEVTSTQVSIGPEKNKIFVTLNVDEGEQYRIGEVSFDGDLQIGESEARSLLQIEQGEIFSRRDLNASTEAIRQRLGAEGFAFAEVEGRPQLAGDGTSVDLVIGVNPGQRTYIRRIEFVGNTTTEDEVLRREMIQMEGAPASTDAIAQSRVRLERLGFFSEVEVDTRRVAGEPDQLDVTYEVKEQPSGSVSASVGFSQSAGVIYGASLSQNNFLGSGNRVNIGAQRSDTFTSVNFGFTDPYWTKDGISRGYNVFYRETDYEDSDISTYSTDAYGAGINFGYPVSEISRINFGASIEDTTVKTYNDTAQEIRQYVTDVGDNAQSLKLTGSWTRNNLNRGIMPTAGNYQRLSIETAAPGSDTSYYKARARAQKLFPIDNDDQWSLKFSGNLGYADTLGGNDPYPFYENFYAGGLGSVRGFTANTLGQRTTPPEGSTRTGTLGGNVMIEGSAEIIFPLPFIEDQNSFQTSLFYDVGNTFLTDCYAIESGTSRCSSGVDLNDLRSSVGVGFSWLTPVGPLTFSFAEAVDSQESDDTQFFQFSLGQSF, encoded by the coding sequence ATGGCGGCCTTACTGCTGGCCGCGGCCAGCGGTGCCAAAGCACAATCTTTTGACGTTTCCGACATTCGTGTAGAAGGGCTGCAGCGCGTATCCGCCGCTTCGGTCTTCAACGCCTTTCCCGTCAGTGCCAGCGATACGGTGGATGAACGTACTCTCTCTGATGCTGCGCAGCGACTGTTCGAAACTGGCTTGTTCGATGATGTCTCTTTGGCCCGTGAAGGGGATGTGCTGGTGATTCAGGTAGTAGAGCGGCCAACCATTGCTCGCCTGAATATCGAAGGAAACGAACAGATTACTGATGCTGACCTGCGCCGTGGCCTGAGCGAGGCGGGGCTTTCAGAAGGCCAGGTGCTGCAGCTTTCAACGCTGGAAGAGATTCAGCGCGAACTGGAAGGCGTCTACCAGTCTCAAGGGCGCTACAACTCGAATATTGAAACAAGTGTCGACCAGATTGATGAGGGTCGCGTTCAGGTCGATATCAACATTCGTGAAGGTGAAATCGCCAGGATTCATCAGATCAATATCGTCGGCAACGAGGCCTTCGATGATGAAACCCTGCTGAACCAGTTTGAGCTTGAAGACCAGCCGGGTTTCTTCTTTGGCCTGTTTTCAAACGACAAATACTCCCGTGAAGCACTGGCGGGTGATATTGAACGCCTGCGTTCCTACTACCTGGATCGCGGCTATGTCGGCTTTGAGGTGACCTCTACCCAGGTGTCCATTGGCCCGGAAAAGAACAAGATATTTGTGACTCTCAATGTGGATGAGGGTGAGCAATATCGGATAGGGGAGGTCAGTTTTGATGGCGATCTGCAAATTGGTGAATCTGAAGCCCGTTCGCTGCTGCAGATTGAACAGGGTGAAATCTTTTCGCGCCGCGATCTGAATGCGTCAACCGAAGCGATTCGCCAGCGTCTGGGGGCAGAAGGCTTTGCCTTCGCCGAGGTAGAGGGTCGGCCGCAGCTGGCTGGTGACGGTACTTCGGTTGATCTGGTGATTGGCGTCAATCCAGGGCAGCGTACCTATATACGTCGCATCGAGTTTGTGGGCAATACCACCACAGAAGACGAAGTGTTGCGCCGTGAAATGATTCAGATGGAGGGCGCACCCGCTTCAACCGACGCCATCGCCCAATCGAGAGTGCGGCTGGAGCGACTGGGCTTTTTCAGTGAAGTGGAAGTCGACACCCGCCGGGTGGCCGGTGAGCCGGATCAGCTGGACGTCACCTATGAAGTCAAGGAGCAACCGTCGGGCTCTGTTTCTGCCAGTGTTGGCTTCTCGCAGAGCGCCGGGGTTATTTACGGCGCCTCATTATCCCAGAACAATTTCCTGGGCAGCGGTAACCGCGTCAATATTGGCGCGCAGCGCAGTGATACTTTTACCAGCGTCAACTTCGGCTTCACCGACCCGTACTGGACAAAGGATGGTATCTCACGGGGCTATAATGTCTTCTACCGTGAGACGGATTATGAAGACTCGGATATCTCCACCTACTCAACGGATGCCTACGGTGCAGGTATCAATTTTGGTTATCCCGTCAGTGAGATATCGCGGATTAACTTCGGTGCCAGCATTGAAGATACAACGGTCAAAACCTATAACGATACGGCCCAGGAAATCCGCCAGTACGTCACTGACGTCGGCGATAATGCCCAGAGCCTGAAACTGACAGGCAGCTGGACTCGTAATAACCTGAATCGTGGCATCATGCCAACGGCAGGTAATTACCAGCGTCTTTCTATCGAGACGGCCGCGCCGGGGAGTGACACCAGCTATTACAAGGCCCGAGCAAGAGCCCAGAAGCTTTTCCCGATAGATAACGATGATCAATGGTCGCTCAAATTCAGCGGTAACCTGGGCTATGCGGATACCCTGGGTGGTAACGATCCTTATCCCTTCTACGAAAACTTTTATGCCGGTGGCCTGGGCTCGGTGCGCGGTTTTACTGCCAACACCCTGGGTCAGCGAACCACGCCGCCTGAGGGTAGCACGCGTACCGGCACTCTGGGGGGTAATGTGATGATAGAAGGTTCGGCCGAGATTATCTTCCCGTTACCGTTTATCGAAGACCAAAACTCATTTCAGACATCGCTATTCTATGATGTGGGTAATACTTTCCTGACGGACTGCTATGCGATTGAATCCGGTACGTCGCGCTGCTCATCCGGCGTTGATCTGAACGATCTGCGTTCGAGTGTCGGGGTCGGCTTTTCATGGTTGACGCCGGTTGGCCCGCTTACCTTCAGTTTTGCTGAAGCCGTGGACAGCCAGGAAAGTGATGACACCCAGTTCTTCCAGTTCTCGCTGGGACAGTCATTCTAG
- a CDS encoding phosphatidate cytidylyltransferase encodes MLKQRIITAAWLAPLVLAGLFGLEGNAYALFTALIVLLASWEWSNLAGVTTSAWRAACVVAMAALMLLLWLAGGEGAGWLLWVGALGWLVNLYWVTHYPGKKAHWQAPSRRLGMGLWVLLPCWVGFNVLETVGSVWLLFVLLLVWSADIGAYFAGRAWGRRKLAPNVSPGKSWEGVVGGMLATLLLALVFGAWQQLGIVDSSLLVLITLIVTLASVLGDLLESMLKRHRQIKDSSQLLPGHGGVLDRIDSLTAAVPLFALLYPLVAVL; translated from the coding sequence GTGCTTAAGCAAAGAATCATTACGGCCGCCTGGCTGGCGCCCTTGGTGCTAGCGGGTTTGTTTGGCCTTGAGGGTAACGCCTACGCGCTGTTTACAGCCTTGATTGTGCTGCTGGCAAGCTGGGAGTGGAGCAATCTGGCGGGTGTTACCACGTCAGCCTGGCGCGCTGCTTGTGTGGTGGCCATGGCCGCCCTGATGCTGCTGCTCTGGCTGGCTGGCGGTGAGGGGGCTGGCTGGCTTTTATGGGTAGGGGCACTGGGCTGGCTGGTCAATCTGTATTGGGTGACGCATTACCCGGGCAAAAAGGCTCATTGGCAGGCACCGTCACGGCGTTTGGGAATGGGTTTGTGGGTACTGCTACCCTGTTGGGTAGGATTTAATGTGCTGGAAACGGTAGGCAGCGTCTGGCTACTGTTTGTGCTGTTGTTGGTCTGGTCTGCGGATATTGGCGCCTACTTTGCCGGTCGTGCCTGGGGGCGACGCAAGCTTGCACCCAACGTCAGCCCAGGAAAGTCCTGGGAAGGCGTGGTCGGTGGCATGCTGGCGACCCTGCTGCTGGCGCTGGTGTTTGGTGCCTGGCAGCAGTTAGGGATTGTAGACAGCAGCCTACTTGTGCTGATAACCCTGATCGTAACACTGGCTTCTGTGTTGGGAGATTTGCTTGAAAGCATGCTGAAGCGTCACCGACAGATCAAGGATTCCAGCCAGTTGTTACCAGGCCACGGCGGAGTGCTTGACCGGATTGATAGTCTGACTGCAGCCGTTCCTCTCTTTGCTCTCCTTTATCCATTGGTAGCCGTTTTATGA
- the pyrH gene encoding UMP kinase: MSHDANEPLTAVIPNKKPEGSKSKYKRILLKLSGEALMGEHDFGIDPKVLDRMALEIGQLVGIGVQVGLVIGGGNLFRGAALNEAGMDRVTGDHMGMLATVMNALAMRDALERSNIRSRVMSAIPMSGVVEHYDRRTAIRYLTSGDVVLFSAGTGNPFFTTDSAACLRGIEVDVDVVIKATKVDGVYDKDPVKHADAVKYDRLSYDDALEQKLGVMDLTAICLVRDHDMPVRVFDMNKPGALLNLVVGGKEGTLIDRGE; encoded by the coding sequence ATGTCCCACGATGCAAATGAGCCTTTGACCGCTGTTATTCCCAACAAGAAACCTGAAGGCTCAAAGTCGAAATACAAGCGTATTTTGCTCAAGCTTTCCGGGGAAGCCTTGATGGGTGAGCACGACTTCGGGATAGACCCCAAGGTGCTTGACCGCATGGCGCTTGAGATCGGTCAATTGGTGGGGATTGGTGTTCAGGTGGGTCTGGTCATCGGCGGCGGCAACCTGTTTCGTGGCGCAGCATTGAATGAAGCTGGCATGGATAGAGTAACCGGCGATCATATGGGGATGCTGGCGACTGTAATGAACGCATTGGCCATGCGGGACGCTCTGGAACGCTCCAATATCCGCTCCCGGGTGATGTCAGCTATTCCGATGAGCGGCGTTGTAGAGCATTACGACCGACGCACTGCTATCCGCTACCTGACTTCCGGCGATGTTGTGCTGTTTTCTGCCGGTACCGGCAACCCGTTTTTCACCACTGATTCGGCGGCCTGCCTGCGGGGTATCGAGGTTGACGTTGATGTGGTGATCAAGGCCACCAAGGTTGATGGCGTCTATGATAAAGACCCCGTCAAGCACGCCGATGCGGTGAAATACGACCGCCTTTCCTATGATGATGCGCTGGAACAGAAGCTCGGCGTTATGGATTTGACCGCTATCTGCCTGGTGCGTGACCATGATATGCCAGTGCGGGTATTTGATATGAACAAGCCTGGTGCCTTGCTTAACCTGGTGGTTGGGGGTAAGGAAGGCACTTTGATAGACAGAGGTGAATAG
- the uppS gene encoding polyprenyl diphosphate synthase, giving the protein MTSPLLPHKQPTAHQKGGEISEPRPSHVAIIMDGNNRWAKARGLAGVRGHRAGAEAVRNVVRRAAEQGIDTLSLFAFSSENWKRPAPEVNALMELFLMALKREVKKLHSHAIRLTILGNRQGFSHAIQKHIRRAEEMTANNSGMHLIVAANYGGQWEIACAARRLAQQVAEGNLAPDEVDEKRMNEAMGIHQVPPVDLCIRTSGEQRLSNFMLWQLAYAELYFSPLLWPDFDANAFDQALTDFAQRQRRFGMTGQQIEVQGA; this is encoded by the coding sequence ATGACGTCACCGCTGCTTCCACACAAACAGCCAACTGCCCATCAGAAAGGTGGAGAGATATCTGAGCCGCGACCTTCTCATGTTGCCATCATTATGGATGGCAACAACCGCTGGGCGAAGGCGCGTGGCTTAGCGGGTGTGCGCGGTCATCGCGCCGGCGCTGAGGCGGTTCGCAACGTTGTCCGGCGTGCCGCTGAACAGGGTATTGACACCCTGAGCCTGTTTGCTTTCTCCAGCGAAAACTGGAAACGTCCGGCGCCGGAAGTCAATGCCCTGATGGAGCTTTTTCTGATGGCGTTAAAGCGTGAAGTCAAAAAGCTTCATTCTCATGCTATCCGGCTGACCATCCTGGGTAATCGGCAAGGGTTTTCGCACGCTATTCAAAAGCATATCCGTCGGGCCGAGGAAATGACCGCTAACAACAGCGGTATGCACCTGATTGTTGCGGCCAATTACGGTGGTCAGTGGGAAATTGCCTGCGCGGCACGCAGGCTGGCCCAGCAGGTAGCTGAAGGTAACCTGGCGCCTGACGAGGTTGATGAAAAGCGCATGAATGAAGCCATGGGAATACACCAGGTACCACCGGTTGATCTGTGTATTCGAACCAGTGGCGAACAGCGCCTTTCCAACTTCATGCTGTGGCAGTTGGCTTATGCAGAGCTATATTTTTCACCGCTACTGTGGCCTGATTTTGATGCCAATGCCTTTGACCAGGCGCTTACAGACTTTGCGCAGCGGCAGCGGCGTTTCGGTATGACAGGGCAACAGATAGAGGTTCAGGGTGCTTAA
- a CDS encoding OmpH family outer membrane protein encodes MRKLIAVLGVSAAMILPIQAASAAEVAVLDWRAALMNTQSAQSSLSQLESEIGAKQNEAQSLANELQSLQERLQSQGDSMAQSQRESLVAELQQKGGRFQQLRQEVLQAQQRSEQAFLEQSEAKLEQAVDQVIQRHSIDILVEPQGVLHSSMDLPNLTNEVTEIFNTL; translated from the coding sequence ATGCGTAAACTGATTGCTGTTCTGGGGGTTTCGGCCGCCATGATCCTGCCCATTCAGGCGGCCTCTGCCGCGGAAGTGGCTGTACTGGACTGGCGCGCTGCACTGATGAATACCCAGTCGGCCCAGTCATCACTGAGTCAGTTGGAAAGCGAAATTGGCGCCAAACAGAACGAAGCGCAAAGTCTGGCCAATGAATTACAGTCTCTGCAGGAGCGTTTACAGAGCCAGGGTGATTCCATGGCACAGTCGCAGCGTGAGTCACTGGTTGCTGAGCTGCAGCAGAAAGGTGGCCGTTTCCAGCAGCTACGCCAGGAGGTTTTACAGGCTCAACAGCGTTCGGAGCAGGCATTTCTGGAACAATCTGAAGCCAAGTTGGAGCAGGCAGTTGATCAGGTCATTCAACGCCACAGCATCGATATTCTGGTTGAGCCGCAGGGGGTGTTGCATTCCTCCATGGATCTGCCCAACCTGACCAATGAAGTGACTGAAATATTCAACACGCTCTAA
- the lpxA gene encoding acyl-ACP--UDP-N-acetylglucosamine O-acyltransferase, protein MIHPTALVDPAAQLADDVDVGPFSVIGPNVTIGAGSIIGPHVVIKGPTVLGERTRIFQFASVGEDCQDKKYAGEPTRLVMGDDNVIREGVTLHRGTVQDRAETTIGSRNLFMAYVHVGHDCVVGNDCILANQVTLAGHVTLGDHAILGGLAAVHQFCHFGEHAMAGGGSIITKDTPAFMMINGNPAEARGLNLVGLKRRGFSREALNALTDAYKLVYRQGLTVEQALTTMRERYTLPEIERFAASIERSSRGIVR, encoded by the coding sequence TTGATTCATCCTACTGCTCTGGTTGACCCAGCGGCCCAACTGGCAGATGACGTGGACGTCGGGCCTTTCAGTGTTATTGGCCCCAATGTCACCATTGGCGCGGGTTCAATCATTGGCCCTCATGTGGTCATCAAAGGCCCGACGGTGCTGGGCGAAAGAACGCGTATCTTCCAGTTTGCTTCGGTGGGTGAAGACTGCCAGGACAAGAAATATGCCGGTGAGCCAACGCGCCTGGTGATGGGGGATGACAACGTCATCCGTGAAGGCGTTACCCTGCACCGGGGTACCGTGCAGGATCGCGCAGAAACCACCATAGGCTCACGCAACCTGTTCATGGCCTATGTGCATGTAGGGCACGATTGTGTGGTGGGCAACGATTGTATCCTGGCCAACCAGGTGACCCTGGCAGGCCATGTGACCCTGGGTGATCATGCCATTCTGGGTGGGCTGGCAGCTGTTCACCAGTTCTGCCATTTTGGCGAGCATGCCATGGCAGGCGGTGGGTCAATCATCACCAAGGACACGCCAGCCTTCATGATGATTAACGGTAACCCCGCCGAGGCGCGCGGCCTGAATCTGGTTGGCCTGAAGCGCCGAGGGTTCAGCCGGGAAGCCCTCAATGCATTAACCGATGCGTACAAGCTTGTCTATCGTCAGGGGCTGACCGTTGAGCAAGCACTGACCACCATGCGCGAACGTTACACGCTGCCTGAAATCGAGCGTTTTGCTGCCTCCATCGAGCGCTCATCGCGTGGTATCGTGCGTTAA
- the fabZ gene encoding 3-hydroxyacyl-ACP dehydratase FabZ — MVMDINEIREYLPHRYPFLLVDRVTQLSVGESIVAYKNVSINEPFFNGHFPHHPIMPGVLVLEALAQVCGILGFKTVNKLPADGYVYYLVGSDNVRFKSPVMPGDQLVLEAKVIRGKRGIWKFACRATVDGALACEAEIICAERKVA; from the coding sequence ATGGTCATGGATATCAACGAGATTCGCGAATATTTACCCCACCGCTATCCTTTCTTGCTGGTGGACAGGGTAACGCAGTTAAGCGTCGGTGAATCCATCGTTGCGTATAAGAATGTTAGCATCAATGAGCCGTTTTTTAACGGCCATTTTCCGCATCACCCCATCATGCCTGGCGTGCTGGTGCTTGAAGCGCTGGCGCAGGTATGCGGTATTCTGGGGTTTAAAACGGTCAATAAGCTACCCGCTGACGGCTACGTCTATTATCTGGTGGGCAGCGATAACGTACGCTTCAAAAGCCCGGTCATGCCAGGGGATCAATTGGTGCTTGAAGCCAAGGTGATTCGTGGCAAGCGGGGTATCTGGAAATTTGCCTGCCGCGCAACGGTAGATGGAGCGCTTGCCTGCGAAGCTGAGATCATTTGCGCTGAGAGGAAGGTGGCTTGA
- the ispC gene encoding 1-deoxy-D-xylulose-5-phosphate reductoisomerase has protein sequence MSAQQWVTVLGSTGSIGTSTLEVIALHPERYRVYALTANCSREAMLAQCLVHRPQIAVLSSPDDGQWLRDELASAGVKTLVETGAEAHSVVASAPCVDIVMAAIVGAAGLLPALAAAQSGKRVLLANKEALVMSGALFMQAVESSGATLLPIDSEHNAMFQCLPLQHRGGLEQHGIAQLLLTASGGPFRGWGQDALANVTPDQACAHPNWSMGRKISVDSATLMNKGLELIEACWLFDATPQQICVVVHPQSVIHSMVAYHDGSVLAQLGNPDMRTPIAYGLAWPERIDAGVKALDLFQVARLDFEPPDEQHFPCLRLAREAMQAGGTAPAILNAANEVAVEAFLEQGLGFVSIGDIVASVLDQSPISTVDSLETVLDADRRARKLAQQCIIQRFR, from the coding sequence ATGAGCGCTCAACAATGGGTCACCGTGCTAGGCTCCACCGGCTCTATCGGCACCAGCACTCTTGAGGTCATTGCGCTTCACCCTGAGCGCTACCGTGTCTACGCCCTGACAGCTAATTGCTCGCGTGAAGCTATGTTGGCCCAGTGTCTGGTTCATCGTCCACAGATAGCGGTATTGAGTTCACCAGACGATGGCCAGTGGTTGCGTGATGAGCTGGCAAGTGCCGGGGTGAAGACATTGGTTGAAACGGGTGCCGAGGCTCATAGTGTCGTCGCATCGGCTCCCTGCGTAGATATTGTGATGGCGGCGATTGTCGGGGCAGCGGGTTTGTTACCGGCTCTGGCAGCCGCGCAAAGTGGCAAGCGGGTGCTGCTGGCCAATAAAGAGGCGTTGGTGATGAGCGGCGCGCTTTTTATGCAGGCCGTTGAAAGTTCCGGGGCAACACTTTTACCTATCGATTCTGAACATAATGCCATGTTCCAGTGTCTACCTCTCCAACATCGTGGTGGTCTTGAACAACACGGCATCGCACAGCTGCTGTTAACGGCTTCCGGTGGTCCTTTCCGTGGGTGGGGGCAGGATGCCCTGGCAAATGTGACGCCTGATCAGGCATGTGCCCATCCCAACTGGTCGATGGGCCGTAAGATCTCGGTTGATAGTGCTACCCTGATGAACAAGGGGTTGGAGCTGATCGAAGCCTGCTGGTTGTTTGATGCCACACCGCAACAGATTTGTGTGGTTGTGCACCCCCAGAGCGTGATTCACTCCATGGTCGCCTACCATGATGGCTCCGTTCTTGCTCAGCTGGGAAATCCGGATATGCGCACCCCTATTGCCTATGGCCTTGCCTGGCCTGAGCGGATAGACGCAGGCGTCAAGGCATTGGATCTTTTCCAGGTGGCGCGGCTGGATTTTGAACCGCCGGATGAGCAGCATTTTCCTTGCCTGAGGTTGGCGCGTGAGGCCATGCAGGCAGGAGGAACAGCACCCGCCATCCTCAATGCGGCTAATGAAGTGGCCGTAGAAGCTTTTTTGGAGCAAGGCTTGGGGTTTGTCAGCATTGGCGATATTGTGGCATCTGTACTTGATCAATCGCCTATCTCCACCGTTGATAGCCTGGAGACGGTGCTTGATGCAGATCGGCGCGCACGAAAGCTTGCACAGCAGTGTATTATTCAACGGTTTCGTTAG
- the frr gene encoding ribosome recycling factor, with the protein MINEIKKDAEGRMKKSVEALHTNFNKIRTGRAHPSILDSVTVEYYGSDVPLSQVASINVEDARTLTISPWEQGIVPKIEKAIMTSDLGLNPASAGTVIRVPMPMLTEETRKGYIKQARHEAENARVAVRNVRRDANGDFKSLLKDKEITEDDQRQGEDEIQKLTDKFVAEIDKALTAKEHDLMQV; encoded by the coding sequence GTGATTAACGAAATCAAGAAAGATGCAGAAGGGCGTATGAAAAAAAGCGTGGAAGCGCTGCATACCAACTTCAACAAGATTCGCACCGGGCGCGCGCATCCGAGTATTCTGGATTCTGTCACCGTCGAATATTACGGTAGTGACGTGCCGCTGAGTCAGGTCGCATCGATCAATGTGGAAGATGCACGAACGCTGACGATCTCTCCTTGGGAGCAAGGCATTGTGCCCAAGATTGAAAAAGCCATCATGACGTCTGATCTGGGGCTTAATCCCGCCAGTGCAGGTACGGTGATCCGTGTGCCGATGCCGATGCTGACCGAAGAGACTCGCAAGGGTTACATCAAGCAGGCCCGCCATGAAGCAGAAAATGCTCGGGTTGCTGTGCGTAATGTGCGCCGTGATGCTAACGGTGATTTCAAATCCTTGTTGAAAGATAAAGAGATCACCGAAGATGATCAGCGTCAGGGCGAAGATGAGATCCAGAAGCTGACGGATAAGTTCGTCGCGGAAATCGACAAAGCGCTGACTGCAAAAGAGCACGACCTGATGCAGGTGTAA
- the rseP gene encoding RIP metalloprotease RseP, with the protein MGLIQNILAVIVVLGLLVTFHEFGHFWVARRCGVKVLRFSVGFGKPFWSRTDRHGTEFAVAAIPLGGYVKMLDEREGPVPDEQLDQAFNRKNVWQRIAIVAAGPIANFLLAIVAYWAIFVAGTTTVAPLVGDVTPASPAAEAGLERGDEIVAIQGESVRAWDEINLKLVALIGYDGRLEIDARPEGSESARTYGLEVDNFLARQNPPQPFGTLGFEPWRPDMPAVLGQILDGEAAAQAGLQVGDRIVEVNGTAVGDWVEFVNVVRVSAGEELSLKIERDGDQQSLTLTPGTNPQADGAEIGYIGAGAEPVTWPQELRREIRYGPLDAVGQAVAKTGEMSLLTVDAIRKMFVGLISPSNLSGPITIAQISGDSARAGLEAFVGFIAYLSISLAVLNLLPIPVLDGGHLLYYLVEVVRGRPVSEQAQAIGLRIGITMVGTLMIMALYFDLMRLW; encoded by the coding sequence GTGGGCCTGATTCAGAATATATTGGCGGTGATTGTCGTCCTGGGTCTGCTGGTGACCTTTCATGAATTCGGCCACTTTTGGGTGGCTCGGCGCTGTGGCGTCAAGGTGCTGCGTTTCTCGGTAGGCTTTGGCAAACCGTTCTGGTCACGCACTGACCGCCACGGAACAGAATTTGCCGTTGCCGCCATCCCGCTTGGTGGCTATGTCAAGATGCTTGACGAGCGTGAAGGGCCGGTGCCCGATGAGCAGCTTGATCAGGCGTTCAACCGTAAAAATGTCTGGCAGCGTATCGCCATTGTGGCCGCCGGGCCAATAGCCAACTTTCTGCTGGCCATAGTGGCTTACTGGGCCATCTTTGTGGCTGGAACCACCACGGTAGCTCCCTTGGTGGGCGATGTTACGCCTGCTTCGCCCGCCGCTGAGGCCGGGCTTGAGCGCGGTGATGAAATCGTTGCCATTCAGGGCGAGTCGGTGCGCGCCTGGGACGAGATCAATCTCAAACTGGTTGCCTTGATCGGCTACGATGGTCGGTTGGAAATTGATGCCCGTCCCGAAGGGTCTGAAAGTGCACGCACTTATGGGCTTGAGGTGGATAACTTTCTGGCTCGCCAGAACCCGCCCCAGCCATTTGGTACCCTGGGTTTTGAACCCTGGCGGCCAGATATGCCGGCGGTGCTTGGTCAGATTCTGGATGGCGAAGCCGCCGCCCAGGCTGGGCTTCAGGTAGGTGATAGGATTGTTGAAGTCAACGGCACTGCAGTCGGCGACTGGGTGGAATTTGTCAATGTCGTCAGGGTGAGCGCAGGGGAAGAGTTGTCACTGAAGATCGAACGTGATGGCGATCAGCAATCGCTGACCCTGACGCCGGGCACTAACCCTCAGGCTGACGGTGCTGAGATTGGCTATATCGGAGCGGGCGCCGAGCCCGTCACCTGGCCGCAAGAGCTGCGCCGTGAAATCCGCTATGGCCCGCTGGACGCCGTGGGGCAGGCGGTTGCCAAAACAGGCGAGATGTCGCTGCTTACTGTTGACGCTATTCGCAAGATGTTTGTGGGGCTGATTTCTCCCTCTAATCTGTCTGGGCCGATCACCATCGCACAGATTTCCGGCGATTCAGCGCGAGCAGGGTTGGAAGCCTTTGTTGGCTTTATTGCCTACTTGTCGATTAGTCTGGCGGTACTCAACCTGCTGCCGATACCTGTGCTGGATGGTGGGCATTTGCTTTACTATCTGGTGGAAGTGGTTCGTGGGCGGCCTGTCTCTGAGCAGGCGCAGGCGATTGGGCTGCGGATCGGTATCACCATGGTGGGTACCCTGATGATTATGGCGCTTTATTTTGATCTGATGCGTCTCTGGTAG